ACTAACCATTGTGTTTGCGCTGTTAACTAAATTAAATTTGCACACTGATATGACACCTGCCACGCCAACCAAGAGACGCCAACCTTGTCACATCCACACCACTCACCAGTACCTTGATGGATTAAACAGGTGCTGGACCACAACATTTGCTTCACCCAGCAACAGCTCCAAGTGAGTCCTGAAGGACCACAGGCAGAGTATGGCCAGCATATCCACGAGAGGAACATAATGTGAAAGACAAGCTTTGGTATTATACTTATGCCCAGCTATCTGAGATTGTGGAAAGGGGGGCTCTTCCGTGACACCGACCTACAGGCACCTGCTCGAGTACCCTTCAAGCACTTTGCACCTGCTGGCCCATCCAGGAACTGCTGACACTGTGCTGTGCATCCATACACAGATAGGACACACCTTAGCTGAAGTGGTGCAACAAAAAGGTGTACAGTGGCTCTCCTGTTGCTCTCAAGCAGATTGAAAAAAAGCAAGGTACCCAAGCTGATATAATGGGCCTTGCGGCACTGACAACATCCTCTGTCTGTATGCATCAATGCTGAGGGCAGTAACGAACCATCTGCAGTCCTACCATCATGATTCAACTGACAATTGCCACCGATTTTCACACCCGAATTTCGACAACGACAGGGGGGACTGTAACGTCTGGCTGGCGTGCCATGACTTTTGGATCTGATTCAAGGTTGCATTATGATATCATAACTAAATTTTCCTCTAAATCTCCTAGTATGACAAGTAGAGATTTAGGttgttattcacacatctgaatgATGTAACTTAATGAAAACTTATTGCTAGTTTAAAGCATTCATATTTGGTATCAAACTGTTCACATTCCAATTTCTACTTCATTGATAGATATGGCACGAAGGTAGGAcatttcattttctttatttaatgaTCATGACTGAAGTTTTGCAAAGGAGCCTAGAGGCAATAAAAGATGCTAAACTTACAGTTAAGGGGACAAACAACTCTCCCCTGCTCAGCTCTGATTGGTCGATTGAAAGTTAGATGGGCATGCCCTTCTCCAAGGttaaaagttttaataacatattatGTACTATGGGAGACCATATATTAAAATAACGTGCTAATTATtaccataataggtgctcttttaaagggatagttcggccaaaaatgatattaaacgcatgatttactcacccccaagctgtccgagttgcatatgtccatcgtttttcagacaaacacatttttggatattttataaaatgttttagatctttcagttgattaaatgtaatgttacggggtccacccatagtccacgaccttcaagtccaaaaaaagtgcgttcacaaattaaatccaaacggctccaggatgataaataaaggtcttctgagggtaatccgcgcggtgttgttgtagaaatatccatatttaaaactttattaacgtaaataactaccttccggtagcgccgccatcttagtcgtgtctgcattcaggatgagagcttacgcagcctactgaggctactctgctgctgctctgtgcccccgccctccgaatttgtcatacgtcactaagaaaagtgcgtacactacgttaaaactctctcctgaatgcggaggcgactaagatggcggcgctaccggaaggtagttatttacgttaataaagttttaaatatggatatttctacaacaacaccgcgcggattaccctcagaagacctttgtttatcattctggagccgtttggatttcatttgtgaaggatggacgcacttttttggacctgaaggtcgtggactatgggtggaccccgtaacattacatttaatcaactgaaagatctaaaacattttataaaatatccgaaaatgtgtttgtctgaaaaacgatggacatatgcaactcagacagctcgggggtgagtaaatcatgggtttaatatcatttttggccgaactatccctttaattaccTGTAGCAATACATTGACATGGCAATGGAGAGCACCATGGGAATGAGGACAACCGGAATTATGATGTACAGAGGAACCTCGTACTTCCTCTCAAAGCGCACAGAGCCCACTGTCCACTCTCCGTATCCAAACTTTATCTGCAAAAGACATGAAgcgttatttaaaaaaaaaattgaagtcTGTGCAAAATGTTGCAGATGATAAAAGGCTTTCTAACCAGGAGATCCATGGCCTCTGAGCTGGTGTCTCTGCGATGGCGACTGGGGGTGGATTTAGAAGGCAAGGAGGTGGATTTAGGAGGCCTGGAGGGGGAAGTGAGGAACAGCTTATCATTTTCCAAGATTGTTACTACGCAAAGCTCGTCGCCCACGTACGCCTGGGCCTCTCGGGCAGTCATGGCTCTGGTGAAACCATGACCCTGAAAGAAAGCAGACAGAAAGTTTTTTGCATAAAGCAGTTACTCAAACCAAAAAGTACACAAAGACAACTTTGTAACATCCATAAGTAGTTTTTGTATGTACTAAAtaacagtccctccagaaaaacgcgattatgcgatcgcatgatttaacGCACAATCAGTCTTTGCAAGTTCCCCCAGTTTTTCCAAGTTCCCgctgtttttgcaagttcccccatattttgcatgttcccgcaatttcagtgcataaaattgcacaaatatcccacatattccatcgcattttttaagagaACATGTCACAAgttcaaggatttttgcccacaacaatcacaaaaaaaaactctgCGATTTTCTGACAGGACTGAAATAAAACCAGGCATGCATACAATCAACTTAAAAACTTACATTGTCACATATCACACATTTAATTTTACCACAAATTATAAAAACTTTATAGATAACTCAAACTTTTGTACTTGAAATATTTACATTAACATCGATGATGCTGCCTTCTGTCACGGTTTTATCCACCACTTTAGTAAAAGTGGGATCAGGGTGGTAAAGGAAGTTCGTTAGGTCCTCCTCCAGGTTGTCCAGCTTGATGATTAATTTTAAGGGCTGGTCTATGTATTCCTCTGGCACTTTTGGAGACAGGAACTTCAGAATCGTCTCGTTCTTGCTGCTAAACTCCTCAACAAACTGTGggatttaaaaacacattttagtaGTCTAAGCACACACACCGATAAAAACTAAGATGATGACAAGAAGTGAAACTTAAGAAAACTCGATCAAAAGAAGAATAAGGAAGCGCTGACATTTCTCAATATTTGATGACAGAATAAAAGTGATTTATTCAGATAAAAGGATAACTTTAAAGATAAGGTGCTCTTCTCCTACCGTAACATTGCTCAGCGTGACGGGGGAATCGTCAGAAGAGGGCAGCACCTGCATGGTGGCTCTCTGCACCTGACCAAATCCTGATCCCTTCACAGTGATGTTACGGCCTCCACTAAGAACACACAAACCGGCATAGACGTGTGACGCATACGTGTGTTGTATACGATGATCGCCTATTCGTTCAATAGCTTGAAATGGGACTCACCAAACAAAACTAGACTGTGGAAAATACTCTTTAATTTTGGGATTGACAGAGTATTCGAATCCGTTTTTAACTTCTTTAACGGTCACCTTGCCGTACTTCACGCTGACAGTCAACTTTTCCGATGGAATCTTTTGACCTTTATATGGGCCCGTCTTGCAGGTAATATTCTGGCCAAATGTAACCCTGCAACACAAAAAGTGGTCATGAATACACAAATACCATCTGCTTCAGTTCTCCCAAAAATCTACTGAAAGCCGGTTCCTCACACTTCACAAGGCTCTCCTCCGACCAAGATGCTGATGTCATCTTTGCTAGCCGTCTCCAGATTTTCTCCTGTAATGGTGATGAGGGTTCCTCCAGCTTGAGGCCCATTAGAAGGGGTCACCTCTAGGGGATCAGGATCCTGGAGGACAGAGCAAAAGTCTCTGTAAATGTTTACTCTCATCATTGTTTGTACGTTTATTGATAATGCATGAAATGCATTTTTGTCGAATGCATAAAATGAACAATTAAGATTACATTATGCAGTAATAAAATAGGttttataaaagaaaaacaatccCTCGTTTTGAAGAAACCACTGTAAAAAGGCATACTCATAGAGAAAGAGGTTACCCTGTAAGTGAACTTTACAGTAGACAGTCCCCGTCGTCCTCCATCAACCTCCACTTCCACTGGCCCTTCCAGGCTGTGAGGGAGTGATGGTGGGAAAGGCCCGATCTCACAGACAACACTGTGAGAAAAAAACAAGTGAGGATAAACATAATTCCCAAATAGATATTCTGGTACAAAATGCATTTCAAATATACACTACAGTGATCTCCAACATGGTTCTGACGGGCACTAAGTTGCCCGCAaggagtctgtgagttgcccaccaaagcacattctattaatagcctcaattttaatatttattcattacttatttttattttagctttgctttttaatgtttgctaacattttaaacaatgatgaaacatatcaacaagtaaaataaaataaaatcaacaagagAGAGACCGATGAGACCCATGCTTCTGATTAATATACTGTGATAATGCGACCCAAGTAAGGTATAGGGTTATTTAtgacccaactgttgggtttgtccatatttgtcacaactatgggttgaaacaaGAGTGTATTACCTAGTAGACACAGAGTATCTCTCAGGTTGATGGGTACATGGCACGCTTGCCACAGTAATACTTTTAATATCTTCCTGCTTGATGCCCAAGTTGGAGCCCTTTATTGTAACTGAGATCTGGCCATCCATTGGTCCGTACCGTGGGATAATCTTAAACAAAAGCATAGAGAAAGTTTAGGGAGACACCCtgcaacatttattatttttgaagCGACCGCGTTAAAGCTATTTTTATACGCTTTTGGCAAACAGTGAGATGTTTTAGGTTGAGCGGATATATGTTGAATGgcaattttacaatatttaaaaaatgacagTGGGGAAGAGACAATATTATAAACTACCACCACTGAAATATATGGATTCTGGGGTAGTGCTACTATTAGTTACTTATAGGATGAATGTATTATTCAagtgtttttgttatttctaAAATGGCCATTATAACAATGAATGATTATTACAGTGATTCACTTGGaaattaaaaatttaaaatggATTCTTTGAGACTCATCTTGTCTCTTCTAATCTCTCCCTTTATTGACACATCTGAGCTTGTTTGTCTTTGAGAAACTGAAAATTTTAATCAGGGAGAAACAAGTAAAGAAAGTAAATCTACGAGTAAAGAAAGTAAGTCTACCGGTTTCTGGTGTCTTCCAATTTAGGCACTTATAAGAAGCTACAAACTACCAAACAAGTTTTGTGGTGGTTGGTGTGGCAATgtacgcgtcatgatgaaaattaaaatatttttatttaaaacactcaaataaaacttaattttgaacaaactatgacagaaaattaacacatactagattattaatgaacaaAATGTTAACAGATACCGTACCTCTAACGAAAATAGCTGCGTGACGAAGTgcaactaaagggttaataaacgcAAACTGAAAGCAGATTTGTAGAAGTCTGGTGAACGATAATAGATAGTGAGaagattgtaaaaactgattattttgcactattaattacattatcttaaaggagtgtaactactgtaacATGTAAATGCACATAACTGacgtgagcaagagcgctcaacaattatatcaaatcaacaggcacgtgaaacctagctagcaggttgctcaaacaacaaaaatcaCCAGTTAACTTACGCAGTTAAGTATGCAATATGCAATAGTAGTTGGTAGAAAGTAGCATAATGctgtgtacacaccaaaagcAAGCACTTTCGTTTTCGTTTTTCGTCACCCCGTAAAACAAATATTacggaagtattgtgataaatgatgaagaaggtATTTTGATAAAGATGGTAAGCAcccagttgatggtacccattaaaatccattgtatttgtttttcctactacggaagtcaatggtcactatctgctgtgtgctTACAATCATATATcataatatcttcttttgtgttcaaaactatccctttaagttccAATTGGAGTTTAActaatttgactgtctttcgctgcaaaaccctctaaatcTCCACTTTAAATAAATCCACTTATTTGGACAAGCCATaataaacagttgcaaaatcactaaagatgctactataaacattgcaaatgatgaaagtcagaattcataatgtaaaaataaaactgaaccacacattagggggcacTGTGTTGCACATGGCTGCCACATTCAGGTTTTATTCAGGTCTAAGTACTTACAAACGACGTAAGCTTACATCTTCTCCACAGTTGTCCAAATTCATCTTCCATGCACttgaggactttgctgaaaattTGACGTGGTGTTTAACCGACTGTGCCAACAAACGGTATTTTTGAACAtcctgaggccgggattaagcagatttgaagctaaagttttgatgaacgtataatactgtatgtgctgAGATATTAATGTGCTGGTTAATATCATCATCTCGattttgatggaggtggcatttagcagcttttgcatctgagcttttcaATTCCAAATCAAATGTTTCTTCTTTTAATTTCTTTGTATAGTTTCAACAAATTGAAACTGCAACCTAAGTATCTCCTGAAGTTAACTCATCCGCTCAATCACTTAACTAGTCAGTCAGTTAACTGACATCACATGTGACCTATGCCGTTGCtttggaaaaaaaataatttgcaagATGACAAATAACAGAATACTATCAGGCCTAGGCAGGAGAATTATGCATGGGAACATTTGTCATGGGAGACGTCGCACAGATGAGATATTCTTGAATGCGTTTCATCTTTGGCTTGAAGGTTGTATTAAGTTTCATAATGATCCAACACTAATTTTTATGAATCATACAAGATGTTTATGTTAGGTTTTAACATGAGTGATTGTCAGGAAAGAAGTAAAGTTTCATGGTCCTCACATCTGTAATTGTCGGTGCAGGGCATTGAGTAAGTTTCTGTTTGCACAGGTCTCTATAGATGCAGGATTTTGTGTTGTCACACCACACGCAGTTATACTTCTTCTCGGCGTTCTTACACAGACTGCAGTCCTCACGGTGAACTGAACAGTTGTACAGCACCACTGTGTACAAAAAGAGAAGAAAATCATCAGCATTACTAAAACACACAACATAGCTCAGAAATGATTAATTTGAGTCTGTTTTTGTGTATAAAGATAAAACATGATTTACTATATGCCATACTAGTTGGTAGCAAGTAGAATAATgctgtgtacacaccaaacgaaAGCACAGCGTTCCTTACTCGCAGAATTGAGAattgaggcgaatagcgtggGTTTTCACGGCAATCGGgccgcccaattcgcgtcatccGCTATGTCtgaatgtaatctacttgcgcaaatcgttgaattctCGTTTGGGGGGACGCcccattacactgtaaaaagatttgttggtttaacttaaaaagtaagttacctggttgccttaaaattttttgttaattcaacttaaaaatattagttaactcaaaaaagatgagataacttttttaagatgAATTAAAATTTggagcaaaaagctaaaattaTGAAATGATATAAGTAGATTCATTACAAAAATTTCACACAAAATTAATAGATgaattaagtaagggataatctATAGCATCAGGTTGATATCATAGAAATAAGCccagacagtgtgatcaggGGCTTATTTCGcaataacaaccggctgcctgtacattatcccgcttattacaaaGCTATTTACATCATAAGTAAGGttaggaacattaaatatttttaacgaatgcagacCTTTTGCAAGAAAAACctgtttactttattttttttgtgtaatattaaactgtacctgtcaaaatgatttgtagCATCCGGATTACCTTATTAGTTTTAAGCGGTTGTTATCTCGAAATGTCATACCTTGTAGTGTCaagactggccaatcagaataaagtatCTTAGAGTGCCATctaataaattatattaataatatgtgtgtgtttacagtAGAACAGGTCAGGatcttgaaaaaaaactttacgaGTAGCCTCTATTATAACCAACATAAAAATAGCATCCATTATAAACATGGGCTGAAAGccacaaaaaacacattttgataCCATGGGACCTTTAAATGCATTCTTTGTTTGTGTGCCAAATAAATTTTCTCAGATTTTGCAAAAGCTTGGCAAGCTACGGTTTCAAAGCCATTTTCCCAGTGCTGGATTTGTGCACCTCTTATGTACAATAATGAACAGAAGTATACCTGTAAGGGTGCTGTCAATCATCCTCTCTGTGTCTTTATCCTTTACGTAGAATGTCACGTTCACCTCTGGCTCTTTGTCGTAGTCAAACTGTCACAAAACAGCAGAAAGTCTCATTATACGAGTACATGGATTTAGACGTGCACATCAGTTTGCCGTGGCTCTAATTCTCCCCTGCCAACATGATGTCTTTTCGAAACCAGATCGCCGTTTGTTTGCTACACCCACACACACCCCTACACATGTGCACTTCAAAAGCCATCAATGTCATATTGGCTATAGCTCAAAGTGCCAAAAACAAATCAATGTTTGAATGAAGAAAGAGGCATAAAACAAAAGGTAAATGATTGTTGCGTACTCACCTGATACCCTACAAAACTGTACTTTGAACCGTCAGCCTCCACGATCACCTCGCCCACATGTTTCATGAGCTCAGTGCCGATCTGTAAGGTTTTGCCCTGAGATCAAGGGAGAGTAATAAAGAATATTCACTCCAGGAAATTTAGGAAATGCAACGTCTACACATGTGAGGTGCGAAATATAAGCATTTTACCAAATAAAAATCCAGGTTTTTGCCCTGAAATTTGATGGGGGTTTTATAGCCAACGGGAATGAGAAGAGGATCTGGGAGCTCAAACTGCGGACACATACCGACCTGCGAGAACCACAAAAAAATCATCGAATGAAGCGTTCAGATCTAATGAAtggttcagatgcaaaaacgATCAATGTCGTATGTCAAGATCGCTCTTACCTCCAGATGTTTGATGATATGGGATCCCTCAGCAGCATCATTTTTATCACTACATGAGTGTTCCTGAATGTTCCACTGGCAGTCCCATTGACTGGTTACACAAGCTATGCAACTGCAGAACAAACAGtccatcaatcaatcaatcagaaGGAAAGATTAAAGGCACGTTGACTAGTTAGTTAGTAAGTCAGTTATAAGGAAAAGCACTGTAGTTCCTAAAACAACATCCATGGTGGAGTGCATATCAGAacgcatttgtgtttaaaagagCACCACCTGTTGGTTGGGAGGATTTGATACCAAAGATACTGGATAATAGCACTGCTATTACTATGAATAGGGGAGAAGGCAACGCTCAATATGGCCACTTTGGTGACGGAGGTCCCACCTTCTAGACGATTCTCTGGGGAAGGGGCTCTGTACAGAATTGCTTTATGCACTTGCCAATAGCTGAAACAACCTCAAAATAAGGTGTTTTAGCGCAGTTTGAGCTCAAAACCCGGAATATAGGAGGCATGGTCGAATGCGCAGCCTTGCAAAGTTTATTTGATTTGGACATGTACAAAGACGTTCGACACTGCAACAAAATGCTATGCTTCTCCTGgtctacatactacattctctcCTGTACGTGCATGCGCAACCTAAGCGTACAAAGTATGCGCAGTTACAAAAATCCAGCGGTGCGGAAATGAGGGAACTGTACGCGGACCCTCGCATATGGGTATAAACGGGACTACACTTATAGCTAAAGAAACAAAATTTTGGTACAGTTGTAAAGTTTAAATTCTGGccagaaatgttgtttaattgtgattttggCAAtatctttctttcccattcaAGTTGATAGGAATTTAGTCTGCCCAGAGGCATTACAAACATTTCCGCAGAGTTGCGTGACTCCCCCGGCGAGACTTTGCTGATACTCACGGTGTATTCTTTGCACTCTTAACCACAGCTGCACAGTCGTAGAAGTGAAACGCACTGGAGGCCACTTCGATGTGGCTATTCACCTTAATTTTCACCGGCACTGCCACAAAATCTACACATGGGAAAGGAAATCACAATTTACAGATTGAATTAAGCACAGTATTTAGTAATTCAGACAATTGTGAAATTAAATTTGTAGGGCATGATGTGTGTAACATCAAGTTCATTAGTTCAAATACCAGTAATATACAACatggtaaaataaaaatgttacttatgcgttttaagattttaatttaaggaaaaaaattagattttagAAGGTGTTTCAGCTGATCAGACTCCAAAttaaaaatcacaaattttacaAACACAAAGCAGCACTAAATTATTCATGCGAGACATCAGCTGTGAGACAACACCATCTGTTTGTTCAGGGACCCCAGAAACAGCGAGAGGGCAGTTTGACAGGATGTGATTATGAAAGCTAAATAACAACCAGAGGAAGAGATTCGCTCTTACCTTGCATGTCAGGTGTGGGTGATATGGAATAAGAGGTCGGGAGAGCGCAGCTGACATTACTTCCCTCCACAGTAGCTGGGCTTATGAAATAACCAAACACACACTCCAGTGTATCTGAACCAGAGATGCTTGGGAGGGAGGGAACGTATATCTTAACCTGTTTTAGAAAAGTTTTAAGAAATAGATTTAGGAAACCTTAAAAGGTACAAATGTTTTAGAATATCAGGGTTCCCTTCCCACAGTTTGATTTAGAGGTCTTcgcgggtccaaagaaatgtacctgaCCTTCAATGACTcaaatcactttttacccgaaCCCGAAGTGcatgaatatatttttaaaagaatgaCTTGACTCAAGACAAATCTGAAAAAATTAGATCTGAGTCCAACCTGACACAGTGCCAATTTTTTTACCCAACTGGACTCGCATGTAAATGTGTGTGCAACCCGCCCTAACCAGTCAGACAGTAAGAATTGCTGGTGGCCTCATAACCAATTTGGCCcgctgctccatttattttcatttgttgtcTGATGACAACACTAAGGTAACCACTAAAATGTGCAtataaaattgattgacaggtctgtctCAATGAAAATATACCTGTATATGTACTACTGCCAGCCACACGATGTCGCAAGCGCCCTGAACAAACAGAGAAGGGGTTGGAAAAGGGCTCGATGCACACACGCAAGATAGTTCAGGGACTCTGGTCCGTTcagcaaaaacacattaattttaaattacttaaaggaaaataaatggagcagcAGGCCAAATTTGATGCGAGCCCAACAGGGTTTTTGCTGTCTGACTGATGCGTGTGGGGCTGCAGACTGCATACACGTCGAGTTTATATTCGGGATAAAAACATTGCCACTGGGTTGGGCCGGACTCAAGTCCAATTTTCTCGGCTTTGTCTCGGGTCAggtctttcttaaaaaaaaaatatatatatgcacatCGGGTTCAGGTAATTAGTGATCAGGGTCATTTCGGGttggggactaatttgcatattcatatcttTGGTCGGAGCTGTGCTGTTAAGTAGAGGCATGACCTAATTAGCATATTCATAGATTTGCACATGCAaaatgaggcaagggtgtagagttacattcaagctgttttaaagcatgaagaaaaCAAGTAAAACTTTTACATCTGAGTTTAAATTGACAAAATTCTTGACTACTGTGGGACTTTAAAGATTTAAAATCCCCTGGTACTTCCATGAATGCAGACTTGTTTGTTAAAATCAATATTCCTTTAGagttgcatttatttattacatctGATCCAGGAAGTTAATTAAAGCATAGTTGAAAGTCCTTAATAAACCACTTAAGTCGCTTTTAAGACACATTAGCTATGCATAAGCAGTACTCTCTTCATGTGGTTTGATATTACAGTTTAAGATGCCTTGTTTAGAAACTTTATCATTTCAGCTTATTAAAAAGGGATTAGATTCCAGTGTGGATCCGTTACAGCCAGCAAAATATCAATCCTGAGTTAAGGTAATCCTTAAGAGGTTAGGACTTGAAATAACTGCAGAAAGCATCACATAGTGTACAGTATATGTGTCTGTTTGTGTTCTGGTACCTTTGTGCCATCTGTTTTCTTGCGGCTGATGTTGGGAGGAACAAAGGCCTGAACGGTCACACAAGTTTGCTTCGGACTCCACAGCCATGCGTTCCTTTCTGTTCCTCTGCTACAGTCTTTCTTCCTGGTGCATCTGTGGGAAATGATAAAGGAACAAATAAGCTTCACTTCATGCATTCTCTTAAGCCCACTTTAACTGGACTACACACTGATATCTATGAAATAATGAAGACTATAGTGTGCCATGTAACATGCATGCATCAAACATACTGATCCGAGCCCAAGGTCAACAGAATATATTTAGCTATAATACAGACCTGCATATTGCTGTATATTACAATATAACACCATCAAACTTGAATTTATTATAGGTTCCCATTAGATGGTGACATGGGAGTGGATTTTCAAACCTCTCCCGTCTCACTTCCACAAAAAAATTCTGTCCCGTCCCTATCCCACGAAAAAACATCCAATCCCGTCCCGAGCCCAGAAGAATGACTCCTATTCCCTTCCATTCCCTCCCACTcctgtgttgttgtttttttaccgGAATCTGTCAGTTACAGTAAAAAAACAGTACAGATAACAGCATAGCACAGTTTATGTTACTTTACTGAACTGAAAGCCAGTTTAAATTTCCTGTTAATCatccatgcaaacacacacacacacacacacacacacacacacaggcacgcACGCAGACAATATATAACCAGAGTTTATTTATAGAAACTGTATATTCGTGTATAAAGTTGGGTATCATAGTTTTATTACGATTCCCGGTCCCGTCCCAATCCTGTGATTAATAGTGACCCGCGGGATTCCCGAAAAAATTTCAGCCTCTAGTTCCCATGTCAAACGTCACATGGTTGCTTGCCGCTGCCAGTGGACACAAGCTCTCAGAACCACCATGAGTGATTTTTCATGCTCAGTTTGTTTGACTATCAGTTCAAAAAGAGTTTTGACAGACTCACCGGCCCTCCAACACACACCAGCCGCAGTACGGATCACGCTGGGACACGCATGATTGACAATCTTTCTTCTGTTCACAAGCCTGCACCGGCACTTTTGTGATCTACAAAAGGTTAAAACAAAACACTCACATGTGttcatttatttagtttaagaTTCAAAACAATTGATGCCCCTGACTGAAGGTGCTTACAGAATAGGAAAGACTGTTGACAACCAAAGGTCAATAAACTAGGGAAGTAAATTCAGAAATTTACAAAAAGCTTATCAacagtacactcttaaaaaatagATAGATAATTCTAGATTATTTTCAACCGTTGGGTCAAAAGGGGAAGAACCCaacctgttgggttgtaatttaaactatgctgggttgtttcaacctaaaATGCTGTGTAGTTTTAATTCATTATTGGGtaaaaaaaatgtctgggttactttaacccaacagctgggttcACCCTTATTGACCCAACGtagggttgaaaataacccaggatTTTTAGGAGCGTCAGcttactccagccaaatatcaaatcTACCATTATCTTTCAGATTtctttattttagtaaatgttctTGCTTTTctaagctttataatggtagaaaacagggatcagggaataTCTTTTAACTTTTTAACCCATTGGACCttgtggattacctctgtgaggg
The Paramisgurnus dabryanus chromosome 1, PD_genome_1.1, whole genome shotgun sequence genome window above contains:
- the LOC135779120 gene encoding plexin-B2-like isoform X3, which translates into the protein MAWRALAALTMVFCIGSSCCDDSWKQYSSADTINNVVQDPNTGRIYLGAVNAIYQLNSDLGLESTAVTGPKNDNPRCTPPITAQCTDAKSTNNINKLLLVNSPNSTLVVCGSLFRGICSLVNLNSVEKSVYYSDTKAEKTHVASTEETVAVVGVISYFIDSNTNLSVFLVGKGYGGSDSSKLVSTRLLQEHGDMDVFENMIEASTVQASPFAQRYVHDFRHAFKDNGYIYFLFSRTPGTSDSRNITFLARLCENDHMYYSYTELQLNCSSNINGQENTYNKVQAAYLATPGAVMAHDIKLSESNDKVLFVVLSADEDSSRSALCMYPLSTINARLKEVIESCYIGEAGEDGKPKTVYSPYVSKPEAICNIKRTLEMVQNYKCGAEFLPSPLASKPEYALAVKPIYTKKDMLTAVAVAVENDHTVAFLGTSGGDVLKVHLQYPPSLNSYNRISGEHADSGVNKNLFFDSSFYHLYMTAGKKITKVPVQACEQKKDCQSCVSQRDPYCGWCVLEGRCTRKKDCSRGTERNAWLWSPKQTCVTVQAFVPPNISRKKTDGTKVKIYVPSLPSISGSDTLECVFGYFISPATVEGSNVSCALPTSYSISPTPDMQDFVAVPVKIKVNSHIEVASSAFHFYDCAAVVKSAKNTPCIACVTSQWDCQWNIQEHSCSDKNDAAEGSHIIKHLEVGMCPQFELPDPLLIPVGYKTPIKFQGKNLDFYLGKTLQIGTELMKHVGEVIVEADGSKYSFVGYQFDYDKEPEVNVTFYVKDKDTERMIDSTLTVVLYNCSVHREDCSLCKNAEKKYNCVWCDNTKSCIYRDLCKQKLTQCPAPTITDIIPRYGPMDGQISVTIKGSNLGIKQEDIKSITVASVPCTHQPERYSVSTSVVCEIGPFPPSLPHSLEGPVEVEVDGGRRGLSTVKFTYRDPDPLEVTPSNGPQAGGTLITITGENLETASKDDISILVGGEPCEVVTFGQNITCKTGPYKGQKIPSEKLTVSVKYGKVTVKEVKNGFEYSVNPKIKEYFPQSSFVCGGRNITVKGSGFGQVQRATMQVLPSSDDSPVTLSNVTFVEEFSSKNETILKFLSPKVPEEYIDQPLKLIIKLDNLEEDLTNFLYHPDPTFTKVVDKTVTEGSIIDVNGHGFTRAMTAREAQAYVGDELCVVTILENDKLFLTSPSRPPKSTSLPSKSTPSRHRRDTSSEAMDLLIKFGYGEWTVGSVRFERNRKH